The proteins below are encoded in one region of Acidobacteriota bacterium:
- the arfB gene encoding alternative ribosome rescue aminoacyl-tRNA hydrolase ArfB, with amino-acid sequence MADAGPDRLEITPALSIPLRELEITFARSGGPGGQHVNKVETRVIVRFPVAASPSLTPRQKARITHKLATRIDRRGVLRVTCSQHRSRHANRREALGRLAKLLAGALHRDPPRLASAIPQAQRRRRLEDKRRLARLKQARRRPRSDES; translated from the coding sequence ATGGCTGACGCGGGGCCGGATCGGCTCGAAATCACCCCTGCGCTGAGCATCCCGCTGCGGGAGTTGGAAATCACCTTCGCCCGCAGCGGGGGCCCCGGCGGCCAACATGTGAACAAGGTCGAGACGCGGGTGATCGTTCGCTTTCCCGTCGCCGCCAGTCCCAGCCTCACGCCCCGGCAGAAGGCCCGCATCACCCACAAGCTCGCCACGCGGATCGACCGCCGGGGCGTGCTGCGCGTGACCTGCTCGCAGCACCGCAGTCGGCACGCCAACCGGCGGGAGGCTCTCGGGCGACTCGCCAAGCTGCTGGCCGGCGCCCTGCACCGGGATCCCCCCCGGCTGGCGTCGGCGATACCGCAAGCCCAGCGGCGGCGGCGCCTGGAAGATAAACGCCGCCTCGCCCGGCTCAAGCAAGCTCGGCGCAGACCCCGAAGCGACGAGAGCTGA
- a CDS encoding glycosyl hydrolase, whose translation MRRCLFVLTLFCLLFPGHAPSIASAKKDESRLDASTFEGLELRAIGPALMSGRIADIAIHPERQSTWYVAVGSGGVWKTTNRGTTWTPVFDGQTAYSIGCVTIDPNDPDVIYVGTGENVGGRHVGWGDGVYRSRDGGESWEKLGLEKTEHISRIIVDPRDSRVLYVAAQGPLWAEGGQRGLYKSTDGGASFEKILGDDRWTGVTDLVVDPRDPDRLYAATWQRQRTVAAYISGGPGSGIHKSTDGGTTWRRLKKGLPEKDMGKIGLAISPQNPDVLYAVIELERRTGGFFRSANRGESWTKMSDAVGRATGPHYYNELAASPHAFDRVYLLDVRVQVTEDGGRTFREMKEVAKHSDNHALAFDPNDPDYLLAGTDGGLYESYDLEQSWRFVANLPVTQFYKLAVDDDLPFYNVYGGTQDNNTQGGPSRTDTVNGIRNADWFITLYADGHQPAVEPGNPDIVYSEWQQGNLVRYDRTTGEIVYIQPQPEPGDPPERFNWDAPILISPHAPTRLYYGSQRLWRSNDRGDSWKPVSGDLTRNENRLLLPLMGRQWSWDSSWDLAAMSHYNTITSIAESPLVEGLLYVGTDDGLLAISEDGGQQWRRIEVDALPGAPARAFVNDIKADLHDPDTLYVALDAHKQGDFTPYLYRSTDRGKTWRSIAGDLPEDHVVWRIVQDHVKPELLFAGTEFGLFFTIDGGGRWIELTGQVPTIPFRDLAIQRRENDLVGATFGRGFYVLDDYTPLRQVNETMLAAEATLFPVRRAWWYIQRRPLGQKGQASQGASYFTAENPPFGAVFTYYLAEDLVSRTEQRQKREKELKKKGADTPVPSFDELEAERREEEPQVLLVVRDVDGQVVRRLQGETSAGFHRTAWDLRFPNRRALGAGRRNGPDEEPRGFLAAPGSYTVTLVKRVDGKVIPLAGPETFEVVRMREGVLPGSSPEQTVAFLQQAAELQRAVTGAGLSLAEASGRVAALRDALERSAIEPGGELDMAVRDLQQQLHRVQEAMGGNTSRRSIGEPMAPSVMRRLDVVITGNRLSTYGPTPTHRRSLEIALEQFATLREKLHQLIDVALPALEKRLDEAGVPWTPGREVPKAP comes from the coding sequence ATGCGCCGCTGCCTCTTCGTTCTGACCCTGTTTTGCCTCCTTTTCCCCGGCCACGCCCCGTCCATCGCATCCGCAAAAAAGGACGAAAGTCGACTCGACGCGTCGACCTTCGAGGGCCTCGAGCTGCGTGCCATCGGCCCGGCGCTGATGTCGGGACGCATCGCCGACATCGCCATCCATCCCGAACGCCAGAGCACCTGGTACGTGGCCGTCGGCTCCGGTGGGGTGTGGAAGACCACCAATCGCGGCACGACATGGACTCCCGTTTTCGACGGACAGACGGCCTACTCCATCGGCTGCGTGACCATCGACCCGAACGACCCCGACGTGATTTACGTGGGCACCGGCGAAAACGTAGGGGGCCGCCACGTGGGCTGGGGCGATGGCGTCTACCGCTCTCGCGACGGCGGGGAAAGCTGGGAGAAGCTCGGCCTCGAGAAAACCGAGCACATCTCCAGGATCATCGTCGATCCACGAGACTCGCGGGTGCTCTACGTTGCCGCCCAGGGCCCGCTGTGGGCGGAGGGCGGTCAACGCGGCCTGTACAAGAGCACCGATGGCGGCGCGAGCTTCGAGAAGATTCTCGGCGATGACCGGTGGACGGGAGTGACCGACCTGGTGGTCGATCCTCGTGACCCGGACCGGCTCTATGCCGCCACCTGGCAGCGGCAGCGCACCGTGGCGGCGTACATCAGCGGCGGGCCGGGGTCGGGCATCCACAAATCCACGGACGGGGGCACAACCTGGCGGCGGCTGAAGAAGGGTTTGCCCGAAAAAGACATGGGGAAAATCGGCCTGGCCATTTCCCCGCAGAACCCGGATGTGCTCTATGCCGTCATCGAACTCGAGCGCCGCACGGGGGGCTTTTTCCGGTCCGCCAATCGGGGCGAGAGCTGGACCAAGATGTCCGATGCCGTCGGGCGGGCCACCGGACCCCACTACTACAACGAGCTGGCCGCCTCGCCCCACGCCTTCGACCGGGTTTACCTGCTGGACGTCCGGGTGCAGGTCACCGAGGACGGCGGCCGGACCTTCCGCGAAATGAAAGAAGTCGCCAAGCACAGCGACAATCACGCCCTGGCCTTCGACCCCAACGATCCAGACTACCTGCTGGCGGGTACCGATGGCGGACTCTACGAAAGCTATGACCTGGAGCAGAGCTGGCGCTTCGTGGCCAACCTGCCCGTGACCCAGTTCTACAAGCTGGCCGTCGACGACGATTTGCCCTTCTACAACGTCTACGGCGGTACCCAGGACAACAATACCCAGGGCGGTCCCTCCCGCACCGACACGGTCAACGGCATTCGCAACGCGGACTGGTTCATCACGCTCTACGCCGACGGCCACCAGCCGGCGGTCGAGCCGGGCAACCCCGACATCGTCTACTCCGAGTGGCAGCAGGGAAACCTGGTCCGCTACGACCGAACCACCGGCGAGATCGTCTACATTCAACCTCAACCCGAACCGGGGGATCCCCCCGAGCGTTTCAACTGGGACGCACCGATCCTGATCAGCCCCCACGCACCCACGCGGCTGTACTACGGCAGCCAGAGGCTGTGGCGCTCCAATGATCGGGGCGATAGCTGGAAGCCTGTCAGCGGGGACCTGACTCGCAATGAAAATCGCCTCCTGTTACCCCTGATGGGGCGGCAGTGGAGCTGGGATTCGAGCTGGGACCTGGCGGCCATGTCCCATTACAACACCATCACCTCCATCGCGGAGTCACCCTTGGTCGAGGGTTTGCTCTACGTGGGCACCGACGACGGTCTGCTGGCGATCAGTGAAGATGGAGGGCAGCAGTGGCGGAGGATCGAGGTCGACGCGTTGCCCGGAGCGCCGGCCCGCGCCTTCGTCAACGACATCAAGGCCGATCTCCACGATCCCGACACGCTCTACGTGGCCCTCGATGCTCACAAGCAGGGTGACTTCACTCCTTACCTGTATCGCAGCACCGACCGCGGCAAGACCTGGCGTTCGATCGCCGGCGACCTGCCGGAAGATCACGTGGTCTGGCGCATCGTCCAGGATCACGTCAAGCCGGAACTGCTCTTCGCCGGCACCGAGTTTGGATTGTTCTTCACCATCGACGGCGGCGGGCGATGGATCGAGCTCACCGGACAGGTGCCGACGATCCCCTTCCGCGACCTGGCGATCCAGCGGCGTGAGAACGACCTGGTGGGGGCGACATTCGGTCGGGGTTTCTACGTCCTCGACGACTACACACCGCTACGGCAGGTCAACGAGACGATGCTGGCCGCGGAGGCGACGCTTTTTCCCGTTCGCAGGGCCTGGTGGTACATCCAGCGACGCCCCCTGGGGCAGAAGGGCCAGGCCTCCCAGGGCGCCTCCTACTTCACCGCCGAGAACCCGCCCTTCGGCGCAGTGTTCACCTACTACCTGGCCGAAGACCTCGTCTCCCGCACCGAGCAGCGGCAGAAGCGGGAGAAAGAACTGAAGAAGAAGGGCGCCGACACTCCCGTGCCTTCCTTCGACGAACTGGAAGCCGAACGCCGGGAAGAAGAGCCCCAGGTCTTGCTCGTGGTCCGTGACGTCGACGGTCAGGTGGTCCGTCGCCTGCAGGGAGAGACCAGCGCCGGTTTTCATCGCACGGCCTGGGACCTGCGCTTTCCCAATCGCCGGGCCCTGGGAGCCGGACGTCGCAACGGACCCGACGAGGAACCCAGGGGATTCCTCGCGGCGCCCGGCAGTTACACGGTCACGCTGGTCAAGCGCGTCGATGGCAAAGTCATCCCCCTCGCGGGTCCCGAGACCTTCGAGGTCGTGCGCATGCGCGAGGGTGTACTCCCCGGCAGCAGCCCGGAGCAGACCGTTGCCTTCCTCCAGCAGGCAGCAGAGCTTCAGCGAGCGGTCACTGGCGCGGGCCTCTCTCTGGCCGAGGCCTCGGGCCGCGTCGCGGCTCTGCGCGATGCCCTCGAGCGCTCTGCCATCGAGCCGGGCGGCGAGCTGGACATGGCGGTGCGCGATCTCCAGCAGCAGCTCCATCGGGTCCAGGAGGCGATGGGCGGCAACACCTCCCGGCGCAGCATCGGCGAGCCCATGGCACCATCGGTGATGCGGCGCCTCGACGTGGTGATCACCGGCAATCGCCTGTCGACCTACGGCCCCACGCCGACCCACCGCCGCAGCCTGGAGATCGCACTCGAGCAATTCGCCACCTTGCGCGAAAAGCTGCACCAGCTCATCGACGTGGCCTTGCCGGCCCTCGAGAAGCGCCTGGACGAAGCCGGCGTCCCCTGGACACCGGGACGCGAGGTGCCGAAAGCGCCCTGA
- a CDS encoding S8 family serine peptidase: MLRCVPRELGAAASRLALITLCGWSLLCGWSLASAAQVEVRVLESQGTSQVLVRVERDGTPGPWSALDRFPGRAEPGPAGADPRGRALFATWTRSDGSRYDSFSRDGGGHWAPARLRRGGVSLRAGVIVPGGPAPPAPAAWRLPAGGRLFVVALASRSLPEFRAALAEAGAEILATVPRDGHLLRCDPARVETIATLEFVEAIVPFHPWYRLSREVQRWVLEAPPDDRRPLRLTVAGWGLEAKTLLAERARALGAEVLALAESGRTLEILADRVQLEVLARSDRLLWVDPQTPSETDMDLLREDSGRVWIENDAGTCGQGVRGEVLDSGFDEAHQDFDGVMLHGPHDLMNHGSSTYGIVFSNGRRDGDGDARAEGLLSCAEQGIFADKDELTDRFAHTRQLLDYPYYASFQTNSWGHTRTTAYTSYSQEMDDIVWQLDLAITQSQSNSGTRSSRPEAWAKNVISVGAIKHGNSLDPADDFWGGASSIGPAEDGRIKPDVCYWGDHIYTTVTGGYRPDFNGTSAATPAVAGILGLQIQMWSENVWNTHPVGENVFQRRPHAATSKALLINSARQYPFTGSDHDLTRTHQGWGRPGVRSAKESAARSMVIDESTALQVGQSAFYDVEVIAGESELKITMVYTDPPGTLSAAMHRINDLDLLVTAPTGELFYGNQGLDVGTASAPGGTPDDLNTVENVFVPFPEAGLWRIEVRAVEINQDEHTATPEDDAVFALVVSGATGSDACAPGPAPTGLTAAAAADNQVQLRWDATSDGIEYLVYRSRESCSAGFEQIAVVPTTTHLDEPVSGGVTYHYQVRSKNGCGGVSDASACADATPTGSCVDPPAFDGLTEARDLGQQTCTIELRWNAAAPRCSSQVRYNIYRSTDPAFVPDPSNRIAACVDGASWSDSSLDDGVVHYWVVRAEDTGAAGSGPCGGVEDGNLVRRSAAASGPDLVLFSDDFETLQPWILEGEWEIGPPQGLGGSLLGGPDPEVAWEGSRVLGLDLSGLGSYAGNYEPDISEWATSPAFDASGQNTVKLRFWRWLGVEENSADLALLEAFDGSAWNEIWRNPHLTLSDKNWALEVFDLSSVLAGVADARVRFGVISSFTRSFCGWNVDKLEVYSPTTCQAGSIAPPPVPDGRFVPGSPMLAARGIEAGFVDLQWDVTSCPGSRFNLFYGDSDDLPLYTYFGASCDLDLSGADSRALPDPPPGKFTWWLIAAAEGGVDGAHGYRSDGTLRDADGLGLCSLGRQDTTANCQAGP; encoded by the coding sequence ATGCTTCGCTGCGTTCCGAGAGAACTGGGGGCCGCCGCATCCCGGCTGGCGCTGATCACCCTGTGCGGGTGGAGCCTCCTGTGCGGGTGGAGCCTCGCATCGGCGGCACAGGTCGAGGTGCGGGTGCTCGAGAGTCAGGGTACCAGCCAGGTCCTGGTGCGCGTCGAGCGCGATGGAACCCCTGGCCCCTGGAGCGCGCTCGATCGCTTCCCCGGGCGGGCCGAGCCGGGCCCCGCCGGTGCCGATCCCCGAGGCCGGGCCCTGTTCGCCACCTGGACCCGCTCCGACGGCAGCCGCTACGACAGCTTCAGCCGCGACGGCGGCGGGCACTGGGCTCCGGCCCGGCTGCGCCGAGGCGGCGTCAGCCTGCGGGCTGGCGTCATCGTTCCCGGCGGGCCGGCTCCCCCGGCGCCCGCCGCCTGGCGCCTGCCGGCGGGTGGCCGGCTTTTCGTCGTGGCCCTCGCATCCCGCAGCCTGCCCGAGTTCCGCGCCGCCCTGGCCGAGGCCGGCGCCGAAATCCTGGCCACCGTTCCCCGGGATGGGCACCTGCTGCGCTGCGATCCTGCGCGCGTGGAGACAATCGCCACCCTTGAATTCGTGGAGGCGATCGTGCCCTTCCATCCTTGGTACCGCCTTTCCCGGGAGGTCCAGCGTTGGGTGCTCGAAGCTCCGCCGGACGACCGGCGCCCCCTGCGCCTGACGGTGGCCGGCTGGGGCCTCGAGGCCAAGACCCTTCTCGCCGAGCGGGCCCGCGCCCTGGGCGCGGAAGTCCTGGCCCTGGCCGAGAGCGGCAGAACCCTCGAGATCCTCGCCGACCGGGTGCAGCTCGAGGTCCTCGCCCGCAGCGACCGGCTGCTGTGGGTCGACCCCCAGACGCCGTCAGAGACCGACATGGACCTGCTGCGGGAAGATTCCGGCCGCGTGTGGATCGAGAACGACGCCGGCACCTGCGGGCAGGGGGTGCGGGGCGAGGTGCTCGACTCCGGCTTCGACGAGGCCCACCAGGATTTCGACGGAGTGATGCTCCACGGCCCCCACGACCTGATGAATCATGGCTCGAGCACCTACGGCATCGTCTTCAGCAACGGGAGACGGGATGGCGACGGCGACGCCCGGGCCGAAGGTCTGCTTTCCTGCGCCGAACAGGGAATCTTCGCCGACAAGGACGAACTGACCGACCGCTTCGCCCACACCCGGCAGCTTCTCGACTACCCCTATTACGCGTCGTTCCAGACCAACTCCTGGGGGCACACCCGGACCACGGCCTACACCAGTTACTCCCAGGAAATGGACGACATCGTCTGGCAGCTCGACCTGGCCATCACCCAGTCCCAGTCCAACTCGGGCACCCGCTCCAGCCGCCCGGAAGCCTGGGCCAAGAACGTGATATCGGTCGGCGCGATCAAGCACGGTAACAGTCTCGATCCGGCAGACGATTTCTGGGGCGGGGCGTCCTCGATCGGGCCCGCGGAAGACGGTCGCATCAAGCCGGACGTCTGCTACTGGGGCGATCACATCTACACCACCGTCACCGGGGGCTACCGACCCGATTTCAACGGCACGTCAGCGGCCACCCCGGCCGTTGCGGGCATCCTCGGCCTGCAGATCCAGATGTGGTCGGAGAATGTCTGGAACACCCATCCGGTGGGTGAGAACGTCTTCCAGCGCCGCCCCCATGCAGCCACCAGCAAGGCGCTGCTGATCAACAGCGCCCGCCAGTACCCTTTCACGGGAAGCGACCACGACCTGACCCGCACCCACCAGGGATGGGGCCGACCGGGAGTGCGCAGCGCCAAGGAGTCCGCCGCCCGCTCGATGGTGATCGACGAGAGCACGGCACTACAGGTGGGACAGAGCGCCTTCTACGACGTGGAAGTCATCGCCGGCGAGAGCGAGCTGAAGATCACGATGGTCTACACCGATCCCCCAGGTACGCTTTCGGCGGCCATGCACCGCATCAACGACCTGGATCTGCTGGTCACCGCACCGACGGGAGAGCTGTTCTACGGCAACCAGGGGTTGGACGTGGGCACGGCATCGGCTCCCGGCGGAACCCCCGACGATCTCAACACGGTAGAGAACGTCTTCGTTCCCTTCCCGGAAGCCGGACTCTGGCGCATCGAGGTGCGCGCGGTGGAGATCAACCAGGACGAGCACACGGCAACCCCGGAAGACGACGCGGTCTTCGCCCTGGTGGTCTCGGGAGCGACGGGCAGTGACGCCTGTGCCCCCGGCCCCGCCCCCACCGGCCTGACCGCCGCGGCGGCGGCCGACAACCAGGTCCAGCTCCGGTGGGACGCGACCAGCGACGGCATCGAATACCTGGTCTATCGCTCCCGCGAGAGTTGCAGCGCCGGTTTCGAACAGATCGCGGTGGTCCCCACGACCACGCACCTGGACGAACCGGTATCCGGCGGGGTGACCTATCACTACCAGGTGCGCTCGAAAAACGGCTGTGGCGGCGTTTCCGACGCTTCGGCCTGCGCCGACGCGACGCCCACGGGCTCTTGTGTCGATCCCCCGGCGTTCGACGGCTTGACGGAGGCTCGAGACCTCGGTCAGCAGACCTGCACCATCGAGCTGCGCTGGAACGCCGCTGCGCCTCGCTGCAGCAGCCAGGTGCGGTACAACATCTACCGCAGTACGGATCCGGCCTTCGTCCCCGACCCTTCCAACCGGATCGCCGCCTGCGTCGACGGCGCGAGCTGGAGTGACAGCAGTCTCGATGACGGGGTGGTCCACTACTGGGTGGTCCGCGCCGAAGATACGGGTGCCGCGGGCAGTGGCCCCTGCGGCGGCGTGGAAGACGGCAACCTGGTGCGCCGCTCCGCGGCAGCCAGCGGCCCGGACCTGGTGCTTTTCAGCGATGACTTCGAAACTCTTCAGCCCTGGATTCTCGAAGGGGAATGGGAGATCGGCCCGCCCCAGGGCCTTGGCGGGTCCCTGCTCGGCGGTCCGGATCCGGAAGTGGCCTGGGAAGGAAGCCGGGTCCTGGGTCTCGATCTCAGCGGCCTGGGAAGCTATGCGGGCAACTACGAACCGGACATCTCCGAGTGGGCCACCAGCCCGGCCTTCGATGCCTCGGGGCAGAACACCGTCAAGCTGCGCTTCTGGCGCTGGCTGGGGGTGGAGGAGAACAGCGCCGATCTGGCGCTGCTCGAGGCTTTCGACGGCAGCGCGTGGAACGAGATCTGGCGCAATCCCCACCTGACCCTGTCGGACAAGAACTGGGCTCTCGAGGTCTTCGACCTGAGCAGTGTTCTCGCGGGGGTCGCCGATGCCCGAGTGCGATTCGGCGTGATCAGCAGTTTCACGCGGAGCTTCTGCGGCTGGAACGTGGACAAGCTGGAGGTCTACTCGCCGACCACCTGCCAGGCCGGCTCCATCGCACCTCCACCGGTTCCCGACGGGCGTTTCGTTCCCGGCTCGCCGATGCTGGCCGCCCGGGGCATCGAGGCGGGATTCGTCGATCTCCAGTGGGATGTCACCAGCTGTCCGGGCAGTCGCTTCAATCTTTTCTACGGCGACTCGGACGATCTACCCCTCTACACGTATTTCGGTGCGTCCTGCGATCTCGACCTCTCGGGTGCGGATTCAAGGGCCCTGCCCGATCCCCCCCCGGGCAAGTTCACCTGGTGGCTGATCGCGGCGGCAGAGGGCGGCGTCGACGGCGCCCATGGATACCGCTCCGACGGCACGCTGCGCGACGCGGACGGACTGGGCCTGTGCAGCTTGGGCCGCCAGGACACGACGGCAAATTGCCAGGCCGGCCCCTGA